TTCCAAAATAATTTTGCTGAGTTAGCCTTACTTGCCCTGTAGAACCCATGTGATGAAACATTTTTTTGTTTCTAGTTGGCGCTATTTTTCACTTTTTGCCTGACACGTATTACCAGTGATATATTGCCTTTTCATGCCTCATCTATACAAGAAAACCTCTGGCGGTAGAACCTACTGGTACCTGCGTGAGACCCACCGTGTGGGCGGTAAGGTGAAGCTCAAGTGGCAGAAGTACCTTGGGACCGCACAGAGCATCGCCTCCCGACTGGAGCAGGCCGAGGCTGGAACAAGGCCCCTGAGGCAATCCAGTGCTCCATATGGAGCCTTGTTCGTGGCCAACCTCATCGAGCAGGAGCTGGACACCATTGGGATCGTGGATTCGGTGGTGCCCAGGGCGCGCAATGAGACCGGGCCCACGGTGGGACAGTATTTCTTCTACGCGTGGGTCAACAGGCTCATTGCGCCCAAAAGCAAGCGATCTCTCCAGCAGTGGTATCGCAAGACAGCCATCCAGGATATCCGACCCGTGAAGTTGGGCCAACTGAGCTCGGAGCGCTATTGGCAGAAGTGGGATCGGGTGGGTGAGGCCCAGGTGGAGGAGATTGGCAGGCGCTTTTTCCAGAGGCTTTGGAGCCAAAGGGGGGAGAGTCCTGAGAGTCTCTTTTTCGACACCACCAACTACTACACCTATATGGCCACCAAGACCAAATCCAAACTGGCCGTACGGGGGCATAACAAGGCAGGCAAGCACCACCTGCGTCAAGTGGGGGTAGGGCTGCTGGTGGACCGACAAAGCCAACTTCCCCTGTATTACACCCTGTATCCTGGCAACCTCCATGACTCCAAGCTATTCCATCAGGTCATGGATGAGCTCTTTGGGGTCATGGTGGGGCTGAGCGAAGGCAAGAGGTAGCTCACGGTGGTGTTCGACAAGGGGATGAATGCCGAGGAGAACCTGGCGTTTTTCGACACCAGGGGGCAGATCCACTTCATCACCACCTACTCCCCTTACTTCGTGGAGGATCTTGCCACAATCGATCCCAAGCATTTCCAGGTGCTCGATACCCCAAAAAACCAGAAGCTTCGGGCCATGGGTAGAGAAGAGGATCAGCTTTTGGGGTATCGTTGTTGTCGGGAGCTTTGGGGTCAGCCACGCACCGTGGTGGTCACATTCAACCCTATCACCAAGCGCAAGAAGCTCCATGATTTCCAACGCAAGATGGCCGAGCTTCGCGTGGAGCTTCTTGAGTACAGAAGGAAGTATCGACAGAAACAGCCTCAGTGGCGAAGCCCCAAACAGATCGCCACACGCTACCGAAGGCTTTGCGATCACCTCCACATAGGGCATCGCTTCTACAAGCTGAGCTTTACCAAGGATGCCATGAGCTTTACCAAGGATCTGGGTGAGATCCATCATACCCAGGCCATGATGGGCAAGAGCATCATCGTGACAGACCACCACGACTGGAGCACCGAGCAAATCGTTCAGGCCTGCCTGGACCGATACTGCATAGAGAAACAGTTTCGGGTCAGCAAGGCCCCGTGCCACATTCGCATCAATCCCCTGTTCCACTGGACCGACAGCAAGATCCGCTGTCACCTGCTTACCTGCGTGATGGCCATGGCTGCCCTCAGGCTCGTGGAGCTCAAGGTTGGCGGAGGATTATCGGGCAGGGCCATTATGGAGGAGATGCACAGCCTCAATAGAGTCATATCACTATATCCCCAGGCACGCACCCCAGAGGTTCGGGTGGATGACCCCACCCCCCTGCAGGAGCAGATCCTGGCAGCCCTGGGCTACCGATTCAAGGACGGTTGGGTTCTACAAGCTTGACCCCTAATTCGTCCTTGATAACAAGCAATTACACCCACTCTAACAATCTGTCTGTGAAAGTCCTGTCATACTGCTGACAACGAGGAAGCACCTGGGTCTGATACTCACCCCGGCGATCCCTGGGGACATTCACATGAACCTCTCCAATCCCCTTCAGAGCAAATCTTCGACCATAAGAACCATTACGATAATTGGGCCTCTGTCCATTTCTCTCATAGGGCTCCCTTCCCAAGAAATGGGTAAGCTCGGCCTTCATCACCTCAGACAAATACCTCCCCACCAACTCTCGCACATCCAGCCGGATCATCTCGAAGATCTTCCTGGGTTGCCTTTGAATCTCCTTGAAAACATCCACGACTTCTGTCACACTCAGTTCCATCTTCATGGGCGCTTTCTCCTTTCTTTGAGGTTCTTATCTTGTCAACCCCTCTTTAAAGGAAAAGCGCCCTTTTTTCTAGTCCCAAAAATTTACACAAAAGTTTTTACACCACCGCTTCCGCAAGGCATTATTTACCCAAATCAGCTCAAAGCACTTTTGGGTAAAAAACTTATGTGAGCTTTCAGGTAACTGACCCACTTTGAGGGCTGATTTTTCACGGATATGACCCACCTGGTTTTCATCTAATTGACCCACCTCTGGGGCGTGGCGAAGTAGAGGAACTGATGGGACCATGGTCCGGCTTTGGGCACAGGCGATACCTAAAGCCCGACTCGCTGCTGATCGAGGACTTCGCCATGAATGACTTTAGCCTCCACCAAGTTTGATTCTGCAATTTACTGAAAGTGTTTCGTGGATCAGTCAGTCTATTCTAGAAACATCTTGTCCAAGTCGTCCAGTATCAGCTCCTGTGCCAGTTCCGCCGGTACCCCCTGGCGGGACACCAGGTCCGCCAACATCTC
The nucleotide sequence above comes from bacterium. Encoded proteins:
- a CDS encoding transposase, producing the protein MKMELSVTEVVDVFKEIQRQPRKIFEMIRLDVRELVGRYLSEVMKAELTHFLGREPYERNGQRPNYRNGSYGRRFALKGIGEVHVNVPRDRRGEYQTQVLPRCQQYDRTFTDRLLEWV